CATTCACAGCAGCACTGATATCGTTCAGGCGACGGCGGACAGATGATGGAGCAAGCCCCGCATTGAACATATGATCGCGAACTGCTCTTGCATCAATGCGACGCAGGCGAGTGAGCATCTTGTCGTTGACCATGGCCTTTCCCAACGCTTCACGCAAAACTGTTTTGTGACGTTCAATGGTTGTGACGGTTACCTTCTCCCTTCTGGGATTGGCTTTAATGCGTCTTGCTTGGTAGTCATCCAACGCGCTCTCAAGTGTGACTGGGATTTGCCCTTCTGAAAGACCTCTAATCAACTCTTCGGGGACCAACGGTTCCGCTGGCTCATTTGCTAAATCGTCAATGAGAGCGCCAAGCGCGTTAGTGGCACCCATCTCTTCCTTGTTCTTCACGTCTACACCCATTGCCACAGCGGCGACGGTTTGAGCGCGAAGTCCATATTCTTTCATCTTATTAAGGATGATCGCTTGGTGATTGCCTCCCTCGTTTGGCTTTTGGGAGAACAGGGTCGTAACCAGTCCCTCCAACTCAGCGGCCTTTTTGAGCATGGTGGTGTAGTCTTTGCCTAAGCTCTCCTTGATCTCCCTCTTTCCAACGTGTTTGCGCAACGGTTCTGGAACTGTTCGACGGTATCGGTATATACCTGTTTTCGTTACAGATACGTAGGGCGGAAGCTGGCGGAATTTGGGCATATGACTGAACTGCTTTGTACCAATTTTTGTACCAGTTTCTTTTGAGGAATCGCAGAAATCAAGTGATCTCAAAGGGTTGGTTGGCTAGTTCGAATCCGCCTCCGGGCACCATTTTCCCTTTATATTTGAAATTCTTGTAGAAATTCGGGCTGTTATTCGTCGTGATGTAGGGCTATGCGTACATCCATGAGAGCGAATAAGTCCGAGATGAGCATCAGGAAGAATCTGCGTCAACGAGTCGGTGGCGGCTGGGCCGTCGTCTTCTATGTGCCTCATCATTTGCGCAGGCTTCTCGATAAGCGCGAGATTGTCAGAGGTCTGGGCACAACGGTTCTCAGGGAAGCAAACAGGCGTAAGACAGCCAAGCTTGCTGAGATCTACCGCGAGGTGATGCTGAAGGTCGATCCTGTCCAGTTGGGCATTGAAGAGGCCAAGAAATACTATCCTTTCCCCGGATGGAGCCAGCAGGACCAGACAACAAGTGCGACCACAATTGCGGCAAGGCGCTGAACAAGCTACGGCGTGAGAACTTCCCCGATCAGGAAGAGTTCGATGTCCACTCGATCCGCCGACGCTTCTCGTCTGCCTGTGAGGATGCAGGGATCGATGAAATCGTCTGGGATACCCTCATGGGCCACTTTTCAGGCGTCTCGCCAAGAAGGTCTACAACCGCCGCCACGACCCAAGGAAGAGAACGCGTGAGGCTATGCGGTTGATGTGGCAGGAGTTGGGGGAGGGGTGAAATGGTGACCCCGGCGCGATGGATACCCCACCCCTAGATACCATCGTAAATTATTGAAATATATAGTATATTAGATTATTCGCAACAATCGATTCGTACCACGTTTTCGTACCACGTTTTGAACTGGCGAAAGCCCCTCTCCCAAACTGTATCTCGATAGCTTCTTCGGGCGGAAAGGAGATCATAACCGCATTGCAGTCAGCAACTGACGAACTCTACCGTACAGGCATTCAAAGCTCTGGCCTTTACAAACCCCAGGATAGCACTGATTTATCTTATAAACCCTAGGTTAAGTCATACATCCATCGCCTGGGGCACTGTTTCCATGGCTTCGCCGTGTGAACCGCCTTCCTCCTTGACCGCTTCTTGCAGGGGTGCGTGGGAACCTTTGTGCACCAGCTCAACGAAAGATCGGAGCCCATCAAGTTTGGGATCGTCAAACGGCACCGTGGTAAGCAGCTTGTTTACAAACTTTGGGCCGTGCGAACCAAGGCTGCGACAGAAGTTCTCAACTTCTCCCACAGGAACCAAGTAGATCCCAATGTTTTCAAGCCTCTGTTTTAAAGTGTCGTAATCGCTCTGCGCGTTGCCAGCGGGAATTCCATCCACCCCGAAGCTCTTGACCTGGTTCCAGGCTGAGGTTTGCTTCATTGCTTCGATAATATCGCTTCTCGGCGGTTTACCGTCTGTCCAACCCTCAATTTTCGAGATCATTTCCTTTTTGATCTGATCAATCGACTTGTTTCCCCTCCCACCCTTGACAGCTTTATCGACACGCTCCCAGAGGTCATCGAATTCATCCCACGAGCCGCCAAACGCCAAGACTGTCTCCTTGACCAAAGACTTGTCGTTAAGGAAATCGATATCGAAGACGGCTTTGATCGGAACCCCAATTTTCCGGAGAACTTCCGCGACTTTCCTAATCCCGTGCTTGCCGCCTGTAGGGACATATGCTGTATCCTTCCATGGGTTGCTGTCCTTCGAGGCAAGATGGTCCGCGATCGCATTGAACAGGCGGCAGTCGCTGTCGTCTTCGCAGATGATGGTTTCCTCATGGAAAACACCCTCAAGCGCATTTGAATATCTGAGCTCCGGTTGCGACCATAGCTCCTGGATCACCTGTGGAGCGGCTTCTGAGACGAAGTTGGCATCTCCTTCACGCCGAATACGTAGAACACGGACTTCACCCTTTGTCCCCTCCAAAAAACCACGCATGATATCGCTACTGTGAGTAGCGACAATTAGTTGGCCACTGACCTCTGACGCCAGTGTTTCTCCGAGGCGGCGCATTTGCGGCGGGTGAAGGAAGGCTTCTGGTTCATCGAGAAGGGTAATGCTCAAATCTGACACGACAGCTTCGAATAAAATTCCAGCGTAGCTTTTCATTCCATCGCCCTGCTGGTCCAAGAGAGGATTTGATCGAACTGCGGCTACATAGGCGTCGCCTACTCGGTCGGCCAATTCTCCGTCTGGCAAATCGCCAACATGGATCGGCAGAACACTGCCACCTCGGAAGTCGAACATCAGGTCCTTTCCGAAGGCTTTGCGGAACAGTTCGGAAATTTTGCTCATCAACGCTTCATCGTCGTAGAGAACGTGTTGCGGCTTGGATTTTTGTTGTCCAGGTGAGATGCTGCTTTGTTGCGCGCAGATTTTCAAGCGGTTATTCGCATCGATGTTCTTGATGAATCCTGGAGCCAATCCGTTTATCAATCCTTCATTGCTCCAAAACTTGACGTAATCCGCGTTCAAATGCCAGTCTTTGTATCGGTAGTGACCTCCAACTAATTCTCCGTTCTCTTCCAGGAATGCAGTCAAATTTGCCGCCGTACCTGCCTTCTGGATTTCCACTTCACTGACGACTATGGGCCGTTGACCGTCAGGATTTTGGGTCAGAGCCAGCATTTCCCTCAGAGACTGTGATTTCCCACTGTTGTTAGGGCCAACCAGGATGATCTTGTCATTTGGATGAAATGTGAACTCTTGCTCACCTGAGAACTTAATCTTTGAAATTGAGGCCGTCGGCTTGCTTGTCATTCTAACGCCCCTTTATTTTTGGCACTGCTCGGCTGAAACACAACGTTAAATCGCAGCTATGTCACGCACAGCGCAAGCCAGTGACTGAAGATATATACAACTTTGTCAGAGGGATAAAATAGAGGTTAGCGCCAAGGGCTCATTGGAAAAAGACTAGTCGAAGTCGGCCGTGAAACCGCTAACCACGGAGAACAAAATGTGCCATCAACATAGTGCTAAACCAAAAGTGTCTTTGTTGTTACTGAAAACTGACGCCAGTTTGACCCATTTCGTTATCTATGTAAGGTTTCGTTTTCCAGAAAAATTTGCGAGTCAGTATACGTAGAGCTGAATGCTCTGTGTCCCCCTTGCCCCATACTTGCGGCCCTCAACTTCCATCGGCTGCAAACTTCATTCGCGTTGGCGTTGCCAACCTCAGCTTCCGTCCGCGCCTCACCATATCCCTTAGCCCATACCTCAACAGTCATTCTCTAGTACCCAGAAAAGTGTGTCCCTATGGATTGATATGGAATTCTGGACATGATTCTATGCGGTCGTCACCCCTGAGGGCAACTTGAGACTGCCATGACCACTGCCCTTTGTGCTCGCATATCAACCGCCGACCAGACCCTTGACCATCAGATCCCCCAAGCAGAACAGGCTGGCTTCCAGTTATATCTGGACCCGTGAAGGTGGGCTGTATCTGACGTGATCCACGTCACCAAGCGGCCGCCTCCAACTATCAATTTCACTCAGGTGGGTTTTGCTGCTCGGTTTGAATCTTCTGACTCAGGGCATGCGTCAGAGCGCGGGCAACTGGGCCGTTGGCTGTCAGCATCGGCGTGACGGGGGCATGACCAAAAAGGCAAAAGCCTTTTCTCAAGCCCCGCTTCAAAACAAGCCTGCACGAGCGCTGTGCGAATGACTATACATCTTCCATTCTGTGGGAAGAGTCTGGGGACCCAAAGCCCAGAAAGCCGTCATACTCTTCGCGTATCACTCGCAGCATGGACTGTACCTTCTCGGTGCGATGCAAATCGACATGGGTGACCAGCCAGACCGGCAAGTCCCAGCTGCGCTGCACCGCCTTGATGCGCTGTATTTGGCCGCTATTCTTGGCGAAATAATTGGGAAGAAAGCCGATCCCGACGCCAGCTGTCACCGCTTCGAGTGCAATCCTTGGATGCTCGCAATGCACCACGAACCGGTCTGCGGGTACATTTTCATCCAGCCAGCGATGAAACTCATTGTCTGCAAAGCGTTCGAGATTGCGGATGAAATCGTGGTGTTTGAAGTCCTCCACGCTTTCAGGCATGCCCATACGCTGGATATAGCTGTCATGGGCATGCAGGCCAAGCTGGGCATTCTTGAACAGGCTGACGACATAGTCCGGGTTGTCTGGCTTGACCATGTCCACATGAAGGGCAATATGGGCCTCGCCATATTCCAGCTTGAGCAAATCATACTGATTGAGCACGGTGATTCTGACACCGGGATGCTGCGCACGGAAGGAAACGATGGGGCGCATCAGCATGTGCGACAAGGCGGGAGTCGTGGTCAGGATCAGTTCTCCGGACAATTCTGCATTCTGCATGCGCGCCCGTCCGGCGAAATCGTTCAACAGGTCATCGGCACGGCTGACAACTGATAAAAAGTCCTTTCCCTGCTCTGTCAGGACATAACCACGTCCATGACGCATGAAAAGCTTGGTGCCGAGCCTTGATTCAAGGGTTTCAACATGGCGGTTGACGGTTACCCTGTGCACTCCCAAAGCTTGAGCCGCAGCACTGACTGTGCCCAATTTCGCCACTTGATAGGCTGTTTGGATCTCGACCCAATTTTCCATGCATGCCCTTTCTCAGAGTTGCGACCTTACAAGTTACAGATATGTTAATCTCACACACAGTCAACATTCCGATAGGTAATATCTATGCGCAGTGCATGCGCATTTCCGTATCTTGTTGATACCGCTATAGCGTCCTTATTTAAGACAACGCGAACGACACATACCTTTCGCACATCTGGGCTTAATAAGCAGCGCCGCCTTGGCCCCAAACCAGAATGCGAAGCGGAAGGTTGCGACTTTCATCGGACTACGAGCTTTCTGTTTCGGTTCATCGCGACGATTTGATCAAGAAGACACAAAAAACAATTTTCTTCAAAAGGTTAACTAGATCGCGCCGTCGATGCTGCTCGTTATTTCTGATTGGAAACCGAATTTTCAGGGATGCTGGCATTCGAATGAATAAAACGATTATCGACCACAATCTGAAGAGTGCAGGGGTCTGCTTGATAAAAGGAGATCTCCTCGCGTCTCTCGAGAAATACGTAAAGATCCTAAGAGAGCTTCCCGGCAATCAACAAGCTTTGGAAGGCGCTGAAAAAGTGAGAGCCACCATTCACTCCAGTGTAAGTCAGCCATCCCCGGCGCTTGTCATGCAGGTCAAAAGCCTACTCGACGCGCAAAACTATCCGGCGGCAATCCAGAAGCTGGAGATGCTGACCCGGCAGTTTCCGCATTCTGCCGAATTGTGGCGCCTGTTGGCCAAGGCCGCAATGCGGATGGGATCACTGAAAAAGGCTGAAAGTGCCTTCAGCAAAGCCATTTTGATAGAACCCGATCGGGCCGACGACCATTTTGCCCTGTCTGTTCTATATGAAGAAGAGGGCAAGCTGATCAAGGCAGAGCAATCTTTGCGGACCGCCATCGCACTGAAGGCCGACTTTCATCAGGCCTATACCAATCTGGGCACCATATTGCAGAAACAGGGCGCTCGGCGCAAAGAAGCGATCGAGGCTTACCGGACGGCCATTGCGATTGAGCCGCGCGATGCTTTGGCCCATCAATATTTAAGTCAGATGATCCAGTATGACGAAATTGATGGGCAGATTGCTCAGGTTGCTGCCTTGTTGAAAAAGGGCGGTCTGGACGATGCGCAAACCTGCCACTTGCACCATGCCATGGCGAAGATGAAGGAAGATACCGGCCAGTTGAAGGAGGCGCTGGATCACTACAAGGCTGCGGGGCGCTTGCGACAAAAATCCCTTGGTTACCGCTTTGAAACGGATCAGATGCTTTTCACGGTGATCAGGAAGGCTGCACCTGCCATCAAAGCTGCCGCCCTCAAAGCGCCGAAAAGGAAGGCCAAGTCTACGCCTATTTTCATTCTTGGCATGCCGCGCTCGGGCACGTCTCTGGTAGAGCAGATTATTTCGAGCCACTCCGATGTCCATGGCGGCGGTGAACTGCGCTTGCTGGGACGTCATGGCCGCAAACTGAGCCTTGGCCAACAGCGCCCAGACAAGCTGGCACTTGAGCGTTTCCGCAAGGCCTATTTGACCGATCTCGCCAAGGTCGCGGCCAGCAGACCATTCGTGGCCGACAAACTGCCGCAGAACTTCCTCCAGCTTGGACTGATCTGCAGTGCCTTGCCTGAAGCCAAAATCATTCACACCATGCGCGATCCAGCCGCCACCTGCTGGTCGAACTTCAAGATCAATTTTCAGGGGCCATTTTTGGGCTATAGTCATGACCTGAAATCGGTTGCCGACTATTACAGGCTCTATCGTGAGCTGATGCTGTTCTGGCACGCACTGTTTCCGGGGCGCATCTATGATCTGGATTATGAACGCCTGACCGTCGAACAGGACGCTGAGACCCGTAAACTCATCAATTATCTTGATCTGGGCTGGCAGGATGCCTGCCTGTCGCCGCATCAAAACAAGCGGGCGGTGAAAACCGCTTCGGTTGAGCAGGTACGTCAGCAGGTCTATCAGGGCAGCTCGCAAGACTGGAAGAAGTTCGAGCCCTATCTGCAAGGGGCCTTTGACGGTCTGTAATCAGCGGTCCCGGATATCCTCCATTTGTTACCACAGCTAGTCACCACAGCTAGTCACCAAAGCA
This genomic stretch from Cohaesibacter intestini harbors:
- a CDS encoding tyrosine-type recombinase/integrase, with the translated sequence MPKFRQLPPYVSVTKTGIYRYRRTVPEPLRKHVGKREIKESLGKDYTTMLKKAAELEGLVTTLFSQKPNEGGNHQAIILNKMKEYGLRAQTVAAVAMGVDVKNKEEMGATNALGALIDDLANEPAEPLVPEELIRGLSEGQIPVTLESALDDYQARRIKANPRREKVTVTTIERHKTVLREALGKAMVNDKMLTRLRRIDARAVRDHMFNAGLAPSSVRRRLNDISAAVNEAIREYDLEMINPFHKLEVPNSQHRRDQRLPLDNDDMKLLAPIMDTDDDLGLIWQTMRDTGARLGEIVGLRCRDLDVANNFIAIRSYGDRGLKTSGSERDVPIPEDLTVGLQKLKGNHPDEPLFPRYDRVRGEDSCSQTLMKRLRKVIKDDKKAVDSLRHRFKDLLRDTDCPETLAREIMGHSDQSSAANYGRGSALKRKRKAMEKTWVRQEI
- a CDS encoding DUF6538 domain-containing protein, translating into MSIRKNLRQRVGGGWAVVFYVPHHLRRLLDKREIVRGLGTTVLREANRRKTAKLAEIYREVMLKVDPVQLGIEEAKKYYPFPGWSQQDQTTSATTIAARR
- a CDS encoding ATP-dependent nuclease, which codes for MTSKPTASISKIKFSGEQEFTFHPNDKIILVGPNNSGKSQSLREMLALTQNPDGQRPIVVSEVEIQKAGTAANLTAFLEENGELVGGHYRYKDWHLNADYVKFWSNEGLINGLAPGFIKNIDANNRLKICAQQSSISPGQQKSKPQHVLYDDEALMSKISELFRKAFGKDLMFDFRGGSVLPIHVGDLPDGELADRVGDAYVAAVRSNPLLDQQGDGMKSYAGILFEAVVSDLSITLLDEPEAFLHPPQMRRLGETLASEVSGQLIVATHSSDIMRGFLEGTKGEVRVLRIRREGDANFVSEAAPQVIQELWSQPELRYSNALEGVFHEETIICEDDSDCRLFNAIADHLASKDSNPWKDTAYVPTGGKHGIRKVAEVLRKIGVPIKAVFDIDFLNDKSLVKETVLAFGGSWDEFDDLWERVDKAVKGGRGNKSIDQIKKEMISKIEGWTDGKPPRSDIIEAMKQTSAWNQVKSFGVDGIPAGNAQSDYDTLKQRLENIGIYLVPVGEVENFCRSLGSHGPKFVNKLLTTVPFDDPKLDGLRSFVELVHKGSHAPLQEAVKEEGGSHGEAMETVPQAMDV
- a CDS encoding LysR family transcriptional regulator, translated to MENWVEIQTAYQVAKLGTVSAAAQALGVHRVTVNRHVETLESRLGTKLFMRHGRGYVLTEQGKDFLSVVSRADDLLNDFAGRARMQNAELSGELILTTTPALSHMLMRPIVSFRAQHPGVRITVLNQYDLLKLEYGEAHIALHVDMVKPDNPDYVVSLFKNAQLGLHAHDSYIQRMGMPESVEDFKHHDFIRNLERFADNEFHRWLDENVPADRFVVHCEHPRIALEAVTAGVGIGFLPNYFAKNSGQIQRIKAVQRSWDLPVWLVTHVDLHRTEKVQSMLRVIREEYDGFLGFGSPDSSHRMEDV
- a CDS encoding tetratricopeptide repeat-containing sulfotransferase family protein, with the protein product MQVKSLLDAQNYPAAIQKLEMLTRQFPHSAELWRLLAKAAMRMGSLKKAESAFSKAILIEPDRADDHFALSVLYEEEGKLIKAEQSLRTAIALKADFHQAYTNLGTILQKQGARRKEAIEAYRTAIAIEPRDALAHQYLSQMIQYDEIDGQIAQVAALLKKGGLDDAQTCHLHHAMAKMKEDTGQLKEALDHYKAAGRLRQKSLGYRFETDQMLFTVIRKAAPAIKAAALKAPKRKAKSTPIFILGMPRSGTSLVEQIISSHSDVHGGGELRLLGRHGRKLSLGQQRPDKLALERFRKAYLTDLAKVAASRPFVADKLPQNFLQLGLICSALPEAKIIHTMRDPAATCWSNFKINFQGPFLGYSHDLKSVADYYRLYRELMLFWHALFPGRIYDLDYERLTVEQDAETRKLINYLDLGWQDACLSPHQNKRAVKTASVEQVRQQVYQGSSQDWKKFEPYLQGAFDGL